The nucleotide window aatttGTGCAGCTCACTCTACATCTTGGAGCCATTGGTTGGTCACATGCCCACTCCGGAACACCTCACCTTGAAGTCAGCCAGATCTGAGTACTCCTTGCTTGTGGAGCCATAAACAGTCCAAAATTATCTAACATACCTGGATGGAGTCAGGAATCAAGGTGCTATCATCAGATGGACACATGAACACCAGGAGCAGCAAATAATATGTTggtgaaaatagaaaataaatgtatctaTTATAGAGGGCAGTGTCAGTCACAAGCTatacagcaaaaataaaaatgcgGATACAGATGGTTTTACTGTTAATATATAACTTTTCaaagtggagctggagagatggctcagtggttaaaagcactgggtgctcttccagaggtacccaggtttaattcccagtgcccacatggcagttcacaaccatctataacccaGTCCCACAGGACCTTGAtccctcttctagtctcctcaAGTACCAGACACCcacgtgcacagacatacatgcaggcaaaactcccatatgcacaaaacagataaataaaaatcttaagtaAATAAAAGTTTGAAGCTATTTCTAATGCTATTTCTCTAATGGGGAAGTAACAAGTAGTGTGTGGGGGAACAGATAGAAGAACAACATGAGATGTTGGTCACACAAACAGCACCAAATAATGCCTCGTTTCTGTCTCAGACACAACCAGAATCCTTATGCAGTGTCCATAGCTAAGAGCAATGAGTCGTCACAGCATTTGTAGACTATGAACTTCCCCAGACTCTTAGTTCCCCAAAGGCAAGGGAGAAAACTTGTATAATTTACTATTATGATCAACACCTCAGTCAATAAGTTAGTGGTGTGGCCTTGACTCTTGCAGCCTTTCTCTTGAGGTCTTCAAATGCAGCAGTACACTGACCTCAAATGGAAGAATAGCCCCACAGGATACTATGCAAGTAATGCCAAGCATGTTAAAGGAGTTTGAATATAAATACTTCAAAGTAATTATAGCTTTTCTCCAGTTATAAGGCATAAGTACCATGGTATAAATATAAACACGTCATTGGGAAATTGATATGATGGAGCTGAGTATCAGTTTTGCACATAGTACAATGTCCTATCTCCAGATTGATTTAGACTGGTCACCATCAGGATTATCTAATGTCTACAGACTGTTCTGCTACTCATTAGAAAGAGAGAAGGCAAAATAAGACAGGTTATTTTCTAACAGATATTTACCACATGAAGAAGTGTAGGCTGATGGAAAGCAGTAATAGTGCTTACTGCAGAGACCATAGAGATGGTAGACAGGTCTAAGACATTTGTCTGGCATAGTTCTAGCCATCATACAGTGAGCCAGGAAGACCACCTCTCCAATAGCATCACAaacttttctacttttctttatttatatccTGTTCACGCTCCTCTTGAATCCTAGTGGATATGCTGTCTAGGCTGCCCTGCCCGAGAGGTGGGCAGGATTTTCTTCCATGAGTCAAGCTTTGAAACTGAAATGTGTActaatcaggtaaataaaacttGTGTTTGGGAATCAGAATTAGCTGTTTGGTATCCTTAAGGTCTCTGGAAACTCATCAGTTATGTGTTGTTAAATGAACTCTGCATAAACCCAAACCCATGAAACAAATTTTGAGCCTAGACAGTACAACTACAAAAAAAAtgctggcttaaaaaaaaaatagctgactTCATCGGATAATTTGCGTAaagcaagaaagagaaatagtATGTCCCCATACTCCTGCTCCTCAATACCATTTTGGAATTCTTTTAACTTATATTTTTATGTCATTGAACTGCTTTTGAatttattgttactgtttttccACCTTTTGTCTGATTGTGATGAAAACTCTGAGCATCAAAGATTGTGTCTAGATTGTTCACCAATATTCCTCTACCTCAGTGAgcatttgctgaatgaatgaaggacAAACAGGAGTGAGTTTTTCTATACAGATGAGGACGTGATTTTTGCGATTTACTGTAGGGAGCAGATGCAGTACTGAGTGAGTATGTGTTGTTGATGTTAGTACAGCatattgtagtggtatttgctctacccatgaccttgggctaagcctctgtgtgtttacttgggaccaaacAGCTGCAagacatgggtgggagagattccttcagaccaggcaggaccagagaaacttccggctacatcATATCATGGTTCTCAATGATTCAGACCCATAGGAATGGCAAAGACTTCCCTGGGTCAAGCTCAAGGAAACGGCAATGCTTCTCCCTGGACCGTGTGTGAACACTGACAGTGTATACAGAAAGCATCAACCACAACTTCCTCCTTCTGAGTGATTATAGCCTGAGACTGATCCAGGACAGAGACCTCCCACTGAGACTAGCTGACCACCTCTTCCTTGTGCTGTACATGATAAATGAGTTTTCTGCTTGCTGAGTAGGTGCCCTCCATCAGAGAGAACACATCCCAGCTGACCATAGcttttctctgtatgtgtctgtcctttcttcattcccacaTCTAcccagtcaggtttccaggaccaagcGATGCAGGATGTGGCAATCTCCTGGGAGAAATTTTAACGTATCTAAATTATTAAAATTGCTTACAATGAACTGTTCTAAAACAATGCTCATTTTAGCAAgtgttcttattttaattttttttaaaaatgtatttgtgtgtgtgtttacatgtgtatcaCACGCAAATAGGGGCAAGAGGATAATTTGCAGAACTGTCTCCTTCCACAATGAGggtcctagggatggaactcaggtcatcagccttggtggcaagcacctttacccactgaatcttctctccagcccaatgccattatttttaaataatctagTGTAACAGGATAAAATTTAGGAGAATGAGGAGACCATTTGTAATCTATTTAGGTTGGAAGGCTAACTACTCATTTTATTAAAGCTGAAATGTTTATCATTGACTAAATAGATTTTTTACAGTTACTATGGGTGATTGAGGACAACTGTTCAGATAAATCTTAGACCCAAATTACATAGTTTTGCTTTATGGCACTGAACTATTGAACTGTGATCATTTGTGCACAAATTATGAAAGCCATTAAATTGTTTCCAAGGAAAACCCTGATACCTCTTCaacctgcctttaaaaaaatggattttagtcaTCTTATTAGTACCAGCTGATTTCCAGAGCTCAGGGCTCCTTCCTTAATGAGCAAAATATTTTTAACCTAAAAATATATTGGACAAAAAATATTGGACCTCCAATCTCATTTTGTTTGTGACCCAGCTAATATATTATTATGCAAAACTTGGTTACATGAAATAAtacttgtgtggtggtttgaatgaaaatggcctaaTAGGCTCATAAGGAGTTACACTattaggtgtgatcttgttggagtaggtgtggccttgttggaggaagtatgtcactggggggtgggctttgaggtttcagaagctcaaagtAGGCCCAGTAGCTCACTCTTCCTTCCTGATGTCTGAAGAtccagacgtagaactctcagcccctcTCCAATACCATGTCTCCaccatacttcccaccatgatgatattggactaaacctctgaaactgtaagtcagccccaattaaatgttttcctttttaagagtgccatggtcatagtgcctctttgcagaaatagaaaccctatctaaggCAACTTGTCAAGTAATATTTGAAAAGCTAAGaggtttgttcatttttttcttctttttttttttgtatttcaagacaggaattctttgtgtagccttagctgtctaGGACCTTGCTCTGtgaaccaggctgtcctccaaatcacagagatctgcctgcttctgcttcctgaatgcaagtgctgggattagaggcatgtgctaccacagatGGTTTGTTCCTTCTTCAACACTGAAGGTTCTTAACTTGCAGTTCATGTACCCTCCTtaaatttgtatatgtatataaaacccTTACTAAAGCTCTAGTATTACTTCACGAGAATTTCAGAGTGGTCCAAACACCCTCTTTTAATTCAAGGTTTACTCCTGAATCAAGTCAAATCATCACACGGTTACATATTTATAGTTTCTAGTACTATTTTTGCCATTTTCTTAAAGTTTCCTTATATTTAATTTGGTTGTGCCTACATcattttacacagagaaaaacatgtCCTCATCATCTAAAACACTTGAAAACAATGTTTACATCACAGTAGCCAATCAGGAAATCTATAGGGCAGATTTCTATTGGTTCTTTGTCCTGGAAAAGTGTGGGGATTTCCTAACTGTCTATTGGTtctttagtgggttttttttttttgttttattttgtttgtttgtttttgggtttttttgtaaaCACAAACTTCAAACTGCTTTTGAGTCCTTCACTTTGAAACTGAGAAATCTCACCAAGTTTGCAGGTCTTTTTGTCAAAGACGCAGGGGTTGGGCAGAGGCCgtctttgggtatcttcctctactactctccattttattttttgagaccaggcTTTTCACTGAGCCCCAGCCCAGCAATTCTATTAGACTGGCTGTTCAGGAAAGCCCCgggtcttcctgtctcccctctccCAGTGCGGGGCTTGCAGACACATGCTCCTTCCTCTACCTGGGTGTCTAACCTTAGGCCCTCATGTTTGTGCCACAAGCACTTGACCAACTTGatccatctctcaagccccaaaAGTTATTGACTTGATGCATACAATCAAAATCATTAATACCATAACTGTGTCTTATTAGTTCTCTGTAATCATTTCCCACCGCTCCAATTTCATCATCTACTATGTGCCATTCTTTTGTTTGGTATATTTCTTTAAAGCTGCATACCATTTATGGAATACGAGTGTgagttgtaaataatataaaaatgactAAATATAAAATGTGACTAACATAATACCAAGGCAAAAATTCCATCAGGCTGTGCTTTGCTAAATTgtagctttttaatttttgtttgttgttccttttttaattttgagacaataTCAGTTATaccataggggctggagagatggctcagaggttgagagcactgactgccctccCAGAGGATTTGGGTTCAATTCTTGGCACCCACGTGGTaattcataactgtctgtaacccctgtgccaggagatccaatgtattcttctagcctctgcaggtactgcatgcccatagtacacacacacacacactcagggaacatatccatacacacaaaaatttaaaaaaataaagaattgtaCCATAAAGGTTTTAGTCCTtaatacatagaaaaatatttaatatataagatgGATTAGTGTTGAAATGTAATTTCAGAAGGCAAAGAGAATATTAAGATTAAATATCACTTTTAGATACTGGCATTTAGTTGGGGAATAGTTTTAAAATCAATATTAGGGTACcagatattttataaaattgatTATGACTTCTCTCTACTGACTAGTTTAACAAAATCATATTTTCATTTGAAGTAGTATTTCAAACAAAGACAACTTgacaaaatgctttttaaataacaaattattgacaaattacttaaatatttgcaaataatCCAATCACTGTCAATAAAGCAATTAtatatctaaagaaagaaaaccatcagATTAAGGAACTGGAAATCATCATTTTAATTACAACCGGACTTGACAAGTACTAACAGGATTATGCTTTCAGTTGGCATCTTGCTTGaggtattttttgtgtttttcttcctaAATGTAAAACATGTTTTATTATCTATTTCTGTAGTATTGAGGGAAATTAATATTTCTTAATATAAGATTTCATTCTTCTATGCAACACAATTGAAAATGTTTTGTTCAAAAGGCTACAACATGCCTGATATTTAAGTCATACAATATGAATAGATACAGAACTATATGGCTTTCTTATAAACTACTCACGGGGAAACAATAAGATGATTTCAATGATCTAGCAATGTATATGTTCCAAGATCATTTATAATCAAGCACTCTCCTGATTTCTAAAtaatgtgaaaatgaaaaaatataaaaaaactaaacatgACAAGTTTGCTAGCTTATTTGATAAACCTGAAATAACCAGAAGGACTAAATAGCGATTTTTTAATAAAGCCACATCACTACTTCCGTAGGTATACCTTCAAATCACCTCTTgtcattttctgtggaaaattATACTTGGAAGATACCACCTGTCTTCTGCCCATTCCATGAGACCTTGAAAGCAAACAGTCTATGTACATATCCCAGAAGTCTTGGGCTATGTTTAAGAAGATGCTGTAATGGCCAGGCCGCTGAGATTTTTGCAAGAACAACATGAAATTCCAGAAGGCATCCACGTTGTGCTCTATCTTGAGTTCCTTGAGGTCTATCAGTGTCAGAGAGCATGTGTTCCAGCACTGAAGATCTACATCTTCTGTGATGCCTGGACTGATGCTGGCTAGCACTCCCTTTTGAAATTCAAAGTCAGCATTTGTGAGATTGAACAGCACGATGCAGCCCAGGGGAAGGTAGACCCATCTCCTTGCA belongs to Peromyscus eremicus chromosome 3, PerEre_H2_v1, whole genome shotgun sequence and includes:
- the Fam237b gene encoding protein FAM237B; its protein translation is MGSAARRWVYLPLGCIVLFNLTNADFEFQKGVLASISPGITEDVDLQCWNTCSLTLIDLKELKIEHNVDAFWNFMLFLQKSQRPGHYSIFLNIAQDFWDMYIDCLLSRSHGMGRRQVVSSKYNFPQKMTRGDLKVYLRK